A genomic segment from Deltaproteobacteria bacterium encodes:
- a CDS encoding extracellular solute-binding protein translates to MGKRLVIILFLIFFTGTLSAVAEDRYPKPGWRDAPNPMAGQDAVVGGEISIFAGQYPKSLNYYLDNNSFTAEIFGAMFETLLAMNPLTLAYEPDLAETWSISDDKKTFTFTLDRRAKWSDGEPITAEDVKWTFDAIMDPKNMTGVHKVSLERFESPTILDRRTIRFTAKNVHWMNLSAVGGFHILPQHHMTGHDFNKITFDFPVTSGPYALGVIDEGLSLILKRRGDWWHIGAARNKHTGNFDRLRFRFYAERENAFEAFKKGLIDLFPVYTSRLWVNETKGESFSKAWIVKQKIYNAKPVGFQGFAMNMRKPPFDDVRVRQAMAYLLDRRKMNSTLMYSQYFLQRSYYEDLYDKKHPCPNPLIEFDKKKARDLLNQAGWVVNPATGFLEKNGRRFSFRFLISQASLEKFPSIYAEDLKDVGIELIIDKKDWASWARDMDEFNYEMTWASWGSGIFKNPEGMWMSSEADRRSGNNITGFKNKRVDELIEKQKGIFDIKQRNAIYREIDQLIYREFPYVLLWNTNYTRLLYWNKFGMPDTVLSKYGDETSAYWYWWIDEDSLADLEDAVQSGLPLPMKADAVHFDDVFNP, encoded by the coding sequence GGACGCCCCCAACCCCATGGCCGGCCAGGATGCTGTCGTAGGCGGCGAGATCTCCATTTTTGCCGGCCAATATCCGAAAAGCCTCAACTACTATCTCGACAACAACAGCTTCACGGCCGAAATTTTCGGAGCCATGTTCGAAACCCTGTTGGCCATGAACCCCCTGACCCTGGCTTATGAGCCCGATCTGGCCGAAACGTGGTCTATTTCCGACGACAAAAAAACATTTACCTTCACCCTCGACCGACGCGCGAAATGGAGCGACGGGGAACCCATAACCGCTGAAGATGTCAAGTGGACCTTTGACGCGATCATGGACCCCAAAAACATGACCGGTGTTCACAAGGTCAGCCTCGAACGGTTCGAGTCCCCCACGATCCTCGATCGGCGCACCATCCGCTTCACGGCGAAAAATGTCCACTGGATGAATCTGTCGGCCGTGGGGGGGTTCCACATACTGCCGCAGCACCATATGACCGGGCATGATTTCAACAAAATCACCTTCGATTTTCCCGTCACCTCCGGGCCCTATGCCCTCGGCGTCATCGACGAGGGGCTGTCGCTCATCCTGAAGCGGCGCGGGGACTGGTGGCACATAGGCGCCGCGCGCAACAAACACACGGGCAACTTCGACCGGTTGCGGTTCCGCTTTTATGCGGAAAGGGAAAACGCCTTCGAAGCTTTCAAAAAAGGGCTCATCGATCTCTTCCCGGTCTACACCTCCAGGCTCTGGGTAAACGAAACCAAGGGCGAAAGTTTCTCCAAGGCCTGGATCGTCAAGCAGAAAATCTACAACGCAAAACCGGTCGGTTTTCAGGGCTTTGCCATGAACATGCGCAAGCCTCCTTTCGACGATGTCCGGGTCAGGCAGGCCATGGCCTACCTTCTGGACCGCAGAAAAATGAACAGCACCCTCATGTACAGTCAGTATTTTCTGCAAAGATCCTACTATGAAGACCTTTATGACAAAAAGCACCCCTGCCCCAACCCCCTGATCGAGTTTGACAAAAAGAAGGCGCGCGACCTCCTCAACCAAGCGGGCTGGGTCGTGAATCCCGCTACCGGCTTTTTGGAAAAAAACGGCAGGCGTTTTTCCTTCCGCTTTCTGATCAGCCAGGCTTCCCTGGAAAAATTTCCGTCCATCTACGCAGAGGACCTGAAGGATGTGGGCATCGAACTCATCATCGATAAAAAGGACTGGGCGTCATGGGCGAGGGACATGGATGAGTTCAATTATGAAATGACCTGGGCCTCCTGGGGATCGGGCATCTTTAAAAACCCGGAAGGCATGTGGATGTCCTCGGAAGCCGACAGGCGCAGCGGGAACAACATCACCGGTTTTAAAAACAAGCGGGTGGACGAGCTCATCGAAAAGCAGAAAGGCATTTTCGACATCAAGCAACGCAATGCCATCTACCGGGAGATCGACCAACTCATCTACCGTGAATTTCCCTACGTCCTCCTGTGGAATACCAACTACACCCGCCTGCTTTACTGGAACAAATTTGGAATGCCGGATACGGTACTGTCAAAATATGGTGATGAAACCAGCGCATACTGGTACTGGTGGATCGACGAGGACTCCCTGGCGGATCTGGAAGACGCCGTGCAGTCCGGCCTGCCCCTCCCGATGAAAGCGGATGCGGTCCATTTCGACGACGTGTTCAATCCATGA